TCAGCAATATAATCGGGCTTATACTGCCAATGCTCAACATCATCAGCCGAAGACTTGCCAGTCAAAACCAGAATCGTAGTGCATCCTGCCCGGTATCCTGCACAAATATCGCTTTCGGTGTCACCTATTAAAAAACTACCCTCTGAATCAAGACCAAGCTCTTCACGTGCCTTTAGAAAGAGACCAGGTTCGGGTTTCCGACATCCGCAGCCTTCGTCTTTGCGATGTATGCAATAGTAGACACCAGCTATTTCTCCGCCTGTGAGTCTGATTTCACCAAGCATAGCTTTTGTTATTCGCTCAAGCTCATCCAAAGAAAATAAACCACGTCCAACCCCGGCCTGGTTTGAAACAATGACTGCCTTGTATCCGGCTTCCTTAAGTCTTGCCAACCCCTCCAGAGCTCCAGGCAGAAACTCGAACTCATCAACTGTTTTTACGTAGTCATCGCGATTCTTATTAATTACGCCATCTCTGTCCAGGAATACCACTTTCAACGGCACAGTTCCTCCAGTAGGTAGCGAAATATTAAATGCGAGATGACCATGTGAACATCTTCGATGTGCTGCATGTTATCGCTAAGTACAACGACATTATGGTCAGCCACCTGGGCAAGCTTGCCACCTTTGAAACCACTTAAGCCAGCAGTGATTGCACCTTTTTCCTTTGCAACTTCAATTCCCTTAATAATATTGGGCGAGTTTCCACTGCCGCTAATGCCAATTACTAGGTCGCCTGGTTCCACCCAAGTTGCCAATTGCTCTGCGAAAATATTTGAGTAATCTGTATCGTTTGCCCAAGCGGTCATTATCGGAACGTTGTCCGTGAGCGCCATTACGCGAAACTTTTTGTCTGGGTTGAGACAACCAATTCCCTTTTGCAGATCGCATGCTAGATGTGAAGCAGTGGCAGCGCTCCCGCCATTGCCCATGATGAAAACCTGCTTGCCGGAGAGATAAGCATCCATTACGAGAGATGCAATTTTACGAATGTCCTCCGTTGGCGCCTCTATCAGCAACTGAGCAACATCATTTAGGTAGTTTTTTACTCTATCCATCGGTTACCGCCTCACATTAAAGATTACCTTGGTTCCGTCTCGTTCAAGGTTAAAGTTTAGCTCCCTGAGATTCGAGAGAGCCTCGCGAACCTTGTTTTGGCGCTCTGGCGGACAGTAGAGCAATAAGAAGCCGCCGCCACCTGCACCTGCGATTTTCCCGCCAAGTGCGCCGGCATCAAGCGCCCGCTCATACATGTTGTCAATCTCACTATTGCTAATCTTTCCGGCAAGTTGCTTTTTATACAGCCAGCCTTGGTGCATAATCTCACCTAATCGGTCTATGTGCCCATTGAGCAGACTTTCTCGGATTTCTTCAGCCTGCTGCTTCATCTTTCTTAGTATGTCGACTCTGTCGGCAATATTCGCTTTCTGCTCGGAAAGTATTTCGCTCGAACTGCGGGTCATGCCTGTAAAAAAGAGCATTAGGCTCTCGCTCAATCTGCGTTTCTTTTCGGGATCAAGATTGATGGACTCAACTTTTACTTCTTCGGACGGCAAGAACGAGATAAAGCGGAGGTTGCCAAATGCTGCGATATATTGATCCTGTTTCCCTATCGGCTTGCCTAGAATGTCAATCTCAATTTCACATGCCTCCCTAGCAAGAACTTCGGCAGGCACTATCTCGCCTTTGTAAGCATACATTGCGTTGAGAAGACCAACGGTCACGCTACTTGAAGAACCCAAGCCGGACCCCTCTGAGGGAATATCAGCCATGGTTGAAATTTCGACGCCGTGCGTTATGCCTGTCTTTCGGAGGCATTCACGAACAAGCTCATGCTCAATCTCATCAATTGAATCAACCATTTCTGTTCGAGAATAGCCAATGCGGATTTTTTCATCAAAGCGTTCTTTGATAATCACATAGATGTACTTATCGACCGCCGATGAGATTACACAACCACCATCCAAGCGGTAGAAATCAGCAAAGTCTGTACCCCCTCCAGCAAAACTTATTCGTAACGGAGTCTGCGTAATGATCATCCTTAACCCTCATGCAATAATTTGTGAAGTTGATGAAATAGTAATTATTGTTTAAAGTGGCAGTTAGTTCCTTGCCGCTAATTACTGCCTTTCACTATACCACTTCTTGGTAAATTCTTTATAATCTGCCTGGTGCTCTTTGATTTTCCGCCACCAAGCCTCATTCTTCACATACCAATCTATTGTATTTGCCAGTGCCGTCTCGAACTTGTGTCGGGGTGACCATCCAAGTGCTTGAATTTTGGTGCAATCTAATGCATAGCGCCTGTCGTGCCCTGGCCTATCGGCAACGTACTTGATTAGCGATTCAGGCTTCCCGAGGTGGGATAGGATAAACTTGGTGATTTCAATGTTCATGCGTTCGTTTCCGCCACCAATGTTATATGCCTCACCTATCTCTCCCTTGTGAAGCACTAGGTCAATAGCCTCACAATGGTCAAGAACGTAGATCCAATCTCGAATTTGCTTTCCATCCCCATAAACAGGCAGAGGTTTGTCCTCCAGCGCGTTTGTAATAAACAATGGAATAAGTTTTTCAGGATATTGATATGGCCCAAAATTATTCGAACCGCGGGTTATTAATACTGGAAGTCCATAGGTTACAAAGTAAGACCTAGCCAGAAGTTCACCGCCAGCTTTGCTTGATGAATATGGACTGTTCGGAAGAAGCGGGTCACCTTCTTTGAAGCTTCCCTCTTGAATGCTTCCATAGACCTCGTCGGTAGAAATATGAAGGAACTTTTCAATGCCGAATTTCTTGCAAGCTTCTAGAAGCATGAATACTCCGTACACGTCTGTGAGGACAAAGCTGCCAGGGTCGGCAATCGAACGGTCTACATGCGTTTCAGCTGCAAAATTTACAATGGCATCAACGTTGCGCACGAGGTTTTCAACAATTGTCTTATCTCGAATGTCGCCGTGAAAGAACATAAAACGCTGATTATCTTGAATATCAGCGAGGTTATCGAGGTTTCCGGCGTACGTCAGCGCGTCGAGCACAATAATGTTATAATCTTGGTATTTCTCAAGCATATATCGGCAGAAATTGCTGCCAATGAACCCTGCACCGCCAGTTACCAATATGTTTTTCATACTAACAGCCTCTTCTTTTTAATGGCTACCCACAATTAATACGCCCAAGCGCATGACACAGTTCCGCTAACTCTTGTAGGGTAAACCCAATCCCCAAATGTAACCGCCATTGGTGGAGATAGACCTATCTCATCTTGATATCCCAATCGTATGGAATATCAGGCGTATTGTAAGGCAAGCGGTACTCGTCCGGGTCTGCTGCATTATAGGGCATTGTAGGCAGGTTGATAAGTAGCGACGACTCTGTTCCAATCGTTTTGTAGCCGTGCATAACACCAACCGGGATTCGGAGCAATACTGGGTTTTGTTCCCCCATGAAAACTTCTTGTATTTCTCCCTTAGTTGGCGAATCCTCACGTGAATCATACATTACGGCCTTAATCATGCCTTTAACAACAGCCCAGAAATCATCCTGTTTCTTATGGTAATGCCATGCGCGTATAACACCTGGATAGTTTAAAGATACGTATATCTGCCCAAATTTTTCAAAAATCTCTTCGTCGGAGCGAAGAATCTCCGTTAAACAGCCCCTTTCATCGGCATGGGGCTGAAGTTTTTTGATTTTCACACCGTAAATCATAAAACTCTCCAATCAAAACGTTTTATGGGATTCTAAGCAACCTCTCTCAAGGAATAAACTAGCGGTGAATATTCGGGTGCCGCATAATAATCTTTTCACCCTCTTTTAGGGGGGATGGACTAGCCTCGTTTATCGTGCGTTACATCCGACGTGTGTTTCCTCTCGAAGTCAAAGCTTCTATCGCTCACCCTCGCAAGTATACCGAACCTTTCGTCTCCCGTCAACATAGCAGAGGTCCGATACAGATGGAATTTCTCTCTTACAAATGTTGATATTTGTTCTTTAAACACCGAGACATCAAAAAGCTCGGCATGCTTGCGTATCTCGTAGGGATCAAAGCGGTCGGGGTCAAACCTTGAAACCGCCTCTGCCACTGCCTCGGGTGTCTGCTCATAGAAGAAGACTCCAGTAACCCCATCATTTACCGTTTCCAACGCGCCGCCCCCAGCAAATGCAATCACCGGCTTTCCGCAAGCCATTGCTTCAACTGGAGCAAGGCCGAAGTCTTCCAAACCTGGGAATATTAACGCCCGACAGGCGGAAAGACACTTATACATTTCATCATCTGGTATCCTTCCAAGAAACTCCACCGTAGGACCAGCCATTTTCTTTAGGCGCTCGAGGTCGCGCCCATCTCCGATGATTTTCAAGGGCAGTTTGAGCCTATTAAACGCTTCAATTGCAATGTCTATCCTTTTATAAGGAAGGAGTCTCGATAAAACCACGAAATAGCCATCATCCTGAACGCTTACCTTGAATCGAGAGGCGTCAATTGGCGGATGGATGACAGTTGCCTCTCGACGATAGTACTTACGAATACGCCGCCTTACTTCTTCGCTTATCGCAATATAAAAATCAACACGGTTTGCGGTAATTTCGTCCCATCGGCGGAGGCGATGGATAATATAAGGCAAAACAATCTTTGTAAGCCGCGAGAAAGGCTCTTGTTCAATATACGTGTGGTAATTCCACACAAACCGCATTGGCGTATAGCAATAGCAGATATGGCATGTGTGCGGTTGGGTAATTACTCCTTTGGCGAATGACGATGAACTGCTAAGGACAACATCAAATTCTGAGAGGTCGAAAAGCTCAATTGCATACTGATATAAAGGCAAGTACCGCCGGAAGTGCTTTTTTATCATTGGAAGCTTCTGCATAAAGGATGTTCGGATATCTGCAGTTTTAAACGAGGGGCACACAGCAGAAGGAACATAGATAGTCGTATAAATTGGAGCCTCGGGATAAATTTCCCGAAATATTTTGAGAACATGCTCGGCGCCGCCCATTTGATTGAGAAAATCGTGAACAATGGCGATTTTCACCGACTCTCAGCCCCTTATTTAAAAGATATTGTTATACACTTTCAACGTCTGACGGGCTGTTTCCTCCCAAGAAAACCGTTTTGCCCGTTCTATGCCTTTTGCTTTCATTTCCTGACGCAAATCAAAATCGCACAATACTCGCAAAATCGCATCAGCAAGTGCTTCGACGTCATGTGGTTCCACCATAATCCCCACATCGCCGACTACCTCAGGCAAGGAGGTTGTTGACGATGTTATTACCGGCGTTCCACATGCCATCGCTTCCAGCGGCGGGAGTCCAAAACCTTCATAGACCGATGGATATACAAAGACAGAAGCCGCTCCGTAAAGCGCCGGCAGGTCCTCAGCAGGAACATAACCCAAAAACCTTATGCTGTCCCCTAAATGTAATTGTCGGACAAATTCAAATAATTCATGATAAAACCAACCCTTTCCACCAGCTAAAACCAGAGTACAACGTTGGTTAAACTTTTTCCGCACGACGTCAAAAGCCGCTATTAAAGAGTGAATATTCTTTCTAGGCTCCAAGGTACCGATAAAAAGGATTGTATTTTCTCCTATCCCATACCGACTAGCAACGCGCGCAATCTCCTCGCCGGCAACCGGATGAAAGTTTCGATCTACACCCAGAGGAGTGACAAAAACCTTGTTCTCTGGAACGTGAAGAAGCTCCACTATCTCGCGCTTCGAATGCTCCGAAATCGTAATTACTGCGTTTGCCCTTTGAACCGACCAAAAAGTAAACCATTTAAGATACTGCCGCTGAAATTGAGGGAAATATTGAGGAAAACGCAGAAAGCTAAGATCAAGTACAGTGACCACTGATTTGGACGGACACGCTATGGGAAGCACATGGGCAGGCGCATGAAGAATATCGAGCCTTAACCGCCTGACCAGCAGTGGAAGAATTGCCTGTTCCCAAGCAATTCGAAATAGAGGGCTTTCGGTGCGCCGACAACTCCAGTGCATATTGAGTTCGTTTAGAAATTCCATTCGTTCTGCGTCCCGCAAAAACACGTGTATTTCCTGAGTGTCGCGGCAAACAGCAAGAGCAGTCAATAATCCGCGAATGTACCTCGATATACCGGCATTTCTGTAAGAAGCCGAGGATGAATAGAGCTGTGCATTTATCCCGATGCGCATTGCTTCCTTGCCTTCGATTAAGTATCCCTCACTTTACTGCCTGCAAAACCTATATTTGTCCACAGAAGGACTATACTCAACCAAAAAATCGGCTCCAGGGAAAGTTGGTAGAAAAGATTGACCACCATTAACCCAAGCATCATTGGCATATAATTCCTAGACTTTACGAGGGGTAGGCAGCAGAGCAACAACAGCACAAAAAGGGAAAGAATACCGGTTTCGACAAGAAACGAAATATAAATTGAGTGGAAATTAGCATACTTGTCTATAAAAACGTCATTAAGCAATAATCTTGAGCTACCAAAACCCGTGCCAAGGAAAAAGTTTTGCACGCTTGACGAAGCAATCTCCAAACCCCTTTCAACTAACATTAAGTGCATGCCGCCTGATTCTGACTCGCCAAAAGATAGACGTTCCGCCAATAATCTACCTATTTTAAGATAGGTTCCTAGCACCGTGCATCGGGCAACAAAAAGCAATAATATACCCAATCCACCGAAAACCACCGCCGCCTTTGCTATCGACGAGAGCCTAATCCTGCCATCTTGAACCAGCATAACCAATCCCATGATTATAAACCCAGCAATCCCAGACCTAGATAAAGTCGCCAATATCATAACCAACGCCAAATAGAAAAATGCATCGCGCAATGGCGAACGACCGCTAAACTTCAGTACAAAGAACGCATAAACCATTAGAAGCGTCGCCCCTCGGTTCATGTCAATCGACACACCAGCTAGCCGAGGGCCAAACTGTCCAACAAGCCGTGGACCAAAATCAATGATACTCATGTTTCTGATTTGATCACTTAATGAGGTAGGAAGCCAATATAGAAGCTGGCCTAAATTCATCAGAAGGCTGAGGACAATGCCGCAATATGCGCCTAAGAGGAGAATACGCCCCGGATTTTTCAAATTAGCTAGAATAATTGCACCGAGCAAAGTCCCATAAACCTGAATAGCTAGCAAAGCAAATCTCTTCAAACCCAGGCGCATATCTCGCCCGAAAACCACTGACAACAGCACAAGAATAAGTAACAGTGTGAAGAGAAAGATAACTTGGCGGGTATTCCTCGGCACTAAAACCGCGGGGGCGCTCTTCTTAAGCATAAGGTGCATAAACCCAAATGAAAGCACCAATGGCGACAAGATGAGGAACGGCGTAAGGATAAAATCGCCTGTGCCACCCAAGAAATCAATCCTGTCTGCACCAATCGTTGCAATCCAGATTATCAGTAACAATTCAATCATGCTCATCGCCAAATCTTAAAGACCATACCCACCCTGTCCCATTGGCGTCTTCTAATTCGATTTGCAAGAGTGCCGAGAATACCTAGATAAACAGTAGGTAGGGCATAAGGGAAGAACTTACGCGTGATTTTTATCTTATTCAGCAGATAATAATAATCCGAAATATAGCTTTTACAATTAGCCGCACGGCTACTTCCCCCAACAGCTCTGCCTTCTTTATGATAGACGACGCTGTCCGGAGCGTAGAGCAAGTCGAATGCACCCCGTGCGCGCATTACCCAATCGAGCTCTTCAAAATAGAAAAAATAGTCCTCGCTCATTAAACCAACTGTCTCTAGAAATTGGCGAGATACGAGCATGCATGCCCCAGTTACATATGACATATTGCGTTCCACTTCTAGTAAATCATAAGGCACATCTGCCGATTTTAGCCAGCCAATTTGTTTGGTTGTTCCGAACCACCGATTATATGAAACGCCGCCGAGGACCTGTACTTTTTCCGGCTCATCGTAGTAGAGTATTTTTGCACCACACATGCCAGCAACCGGCGATTCTACCATCCGACGCACCATGCCACTTAAGGCATTTGGAGTCACCACTGTGTCGTTATTCAACAGCCATACGTATCCGCAGTCTCCCTTGGCAAGCGCATATCGTATTCCAACATTGTTTCCGCCTGCAAATCCTAAGTTTTCATCAATCCTTATGATAACAAGCCGAGGCTCTGTATCCCCAGCTTCCCCACCTGCCTCCGCTTTGGCTCGGTCATATTCTTGAAATTCAATAGGCTTGGGAACCGGCGGAAAAACTAGATAACGAAGAGGATTTTCTGGCGCTATTTCGACTTGATACCGTCCCTCAGCCCATTCTTTTATTCGCTCTACCGAAGCATCTTTAGAGCCGTTATCGCACACTACCACTTGAAAATCGGGATAGTCGCTTCTAAAAACACTTTCTAGACATTCGATTGTGTCCTGCCAACCATTCCAATTGAGGACAATGATGTAGACTCTCTGCATTATGCCGCTCCAGTATTGCGTGAGCTTAGCAAATCGGAGATATAAGCCATTGCTTCATCAAACCGCGCCTTCCAGGAGTTCGATTTGGCACATTGAATACGCTCTTCTCGCAGACTATTTTTTTCCTCTTCCAACGCCTCACGAAGAAATGCCGCGAATTCTTTGGAA
The sequence above is a segment of the Armatimonadota bacterium genome. Coding sequences within it:
- the gmhB gene encoding D-glycero-beta-D-manno-heptose 1,7-bisphosphate 7-phosphatase, producing MVFLDRDGVINKNRDDYVKTVDEFEFLPGALEGLARLKEAGYKAVIVSNQAGVGRGLFSLDELERITKAMLGEIRLTGGEIAGVYYCIHRKDEGCGCRKPEPGLFLKAREELGLDSEGSFLIGDTESDICAGYRAGCTTILVLTGKSSADDVEHWQYKPDYIADNLQSAVEWIINNRVGIKSN
- a CDS encoding SIS domain-containing protein — encoded protein: MDRVKNYLNDVAQLLIEAPTEDIRKIASLVMDAYLSGKQVFIMGNGGSAATASHLACDLQKGIGCLNPDKKFRVMALTDNVPIMTAWANDTDYSNIFAEQLATWVEPGDLVIGISGSGNSPNIIKGIEVAKEKGAITAGLSGFKGGKLAQVADHNVVVLSDNMQHIEDVHMVISHLIFRYLLEELCR
- a CDS encoding GHMP kinase, giving the protein MIITQTPLRISFAGGGTDFADFYRLDGGCVISSAVDKYIYVIIKERFDEKIRIGYSRTEMVDSIDEIEHELVRECLRKTGITHGVEISTMADIPSEGSGLGSSSSVTVGLLNAMYAYKGEIVPAEVLAREACEIEIDILGKPIGKQDQYIAAFGNLRFISFLPSEEVKVESINLDPEKKRRLSESLMLFFTGMTRSSSEILSEQKANIADRVDILRKMKQQAEEIRESLLNGHIDRLGEIMHQGWLYKKQLAGKISNSEIDNMYERALDAGALGGKIAGAGGGGFLLLYCPPERQNKVREALSNLRELNFNLERDGTKVIFNVRR
- the rfbB gene encoding dTDP-glucose 4,6-dehydratase; its protein translation is MKNILVTGGAGFIGSNFCRYMLEKYQDYNIIVLDALTYAGNLDNLADIQDNQRFMFFHGDIRDKTIVENLVRNVDAIVNFAAETHVDRSIADPGSFVLTDVYGVFMLLEACKKFGIEKFLHISTDEVYGSIQEGSFKEGDPLLPNSPYSSSKAGGELLARSYFVTYGLPVLITRGSNNFGPYQYPEKLIPLFITNALEDKPLPVYGDGKQIRDWIYVLDHCEAIDLVLHKGEIGEAYNIGGGNERMNIEITKFILSHLGKPESLIKYVADRPGHDRRYALDCTKIQALGWSPRHKFETALANTIDWYVKNEAWWRKIKEHQADYKEFTKKWYSERQ
- a CDS encoding dTDP-4-dehydrorhamnose 3,5-epimerase family protein, translating into MIYGVKIKKLQPHADERGCLTEILRSDEEIFEKFGQIYVSLNYPGVIRAWHYHKKQDDFWAVVKGMIKAVMYDSREDSPTKGEIQEVFMGEQNPVLLRIPVGVMHGYKTIGTESSLLINLPTMPYNAADPDEYRLPYNTPDIPYDWDIKMR
- a CDS encoding glycosyltransferase, which encodes MKIAIVHDFLNQMGGAEHVLKIFREIYPEAPIYTTIYVPSAVCPSFKTADIRTSFMQKLPMIKKHFRRYLPLYQYAIELFDLSEFDVVLSSSSSFAKGVITQPHTCHICYCYTPMRFVWNYHTYIEQEPFSRLTKIVLPYIIHRLRRWDEITANRVDFYIAISEEVRRRIRKYYRREATVIHPPIDASRFKVSVQDDGYFVVLSRLLPYKRIDIAIEAFNRLKLPLKIIGDGRDLERLKKMAGPTVEFLGRIPDDEMYKCLSACRALIFPGLEDFGLAPVEAMACGKPVIAFAGGGALETVNDGVTGVFFYEQTPEAVAEAVSRFDPDRFDPYEIRKHAELFDVSVFKEQISTFVREKFHLYRTSAMLTGDERFGILARVSDRSFDFERKHTSDVTHDKRG
- a CDS encoding glycosyltransferase family 1 protein; its protein translation is MRIGINAQLYSSSASYRNAGISRYIRGLLTALAVCRDTQEIHVFLRDAERMEFLNELNMHWSCRRTESPLFRIAWEQAILPLLVRRLRLDILHAPAHVLPIACPSKSVVTVLDLSFLRFPQYFPQFQRQYLKWFTFWSVQRANAVITISEHSKREIVELLHVPENKVFVTPLGVDRNFHPVAGEEIARVASRYGIGENTILFIGTLEPRKNIHSLIAAFDVVRKKFNQRCTLVLAGGKGWFYHELFEFVRQLHLGDSIRFLGYVPAEDLPALYGAASVFVYPSVYEGFGLPPLEAMACGTPVITSSTTSLPEVVGDVGIMVEPHDVEALADAILRVLCDFDLRQEMKAKGIERAKRFSWEETARQTLKVYNNIF
- a CDS encoding O-antigen ligase family protein, encoding MIELLLIIWIATIGADRIDFLGGTGDFILTPFLILSPLVLSFGFMHLMLKKSAPAVLVPRNTRQVIFLFTLLLILVLLSVVFGRDMRLGLKRFALLAIQVYGTLLGAIILANLKNPGRILLLGAYCGIVLSLLMNLGQLLYWLPTSLSDQIRNMSIIDFGPRLVGQFGPRLAGVSIDMNRGATLLMVYAFFVLKFSGRSPLRDAFFYLALVMILATLSRSGIAGFIIMGLVMLVQDGRIRLSSIAKAAVVFGGLGILLLFVARCTVLGTYLKIGRLLAERLSFGESESGGMHLMLVERGLEIASSSVQNFFLGTGFGSSRLLLNDVFIDKYANFHSIYISFLVETGILSLFVLLLLCCLPLVKSRNYMPMMLGLMVVNLFYQLSLEPIFWLSIVLLWTNIGFAGSKVRDT
- a CDS encoding glycosyltransferase family 2 protein → MQRVYIIVLNWNGWQDTIECLESVFRSDYPDFQVVVCDNGSKDASVERIKEWAEGRYQVEIAPENPLRYLVFPPVPKPIEFQEYDRAKAEAGGEAGDTEPRLVIIRIDENLGFAGGNNVGIRYALAKGDCGYVWLLNNDTVVTPNALSGMVRRMVESPVAGMCGAKILYYDEPEKVQVLGGVSYNRWFGTTKQIGWLKSADVPYDLLEVERNMSYVTGACMLVSRQFLETVGLMSEDYFFYFEELDWVMRARGAFDLLYAPDSVVYHKEGRAVGGSSRAANCKSYISDYYYLLNKIKITRKFFPYALPTVYLGILGTLANRIRRRQWDRVGMVFKIWR